The following coding sequences are from one Nicotiana tomentosiformis chromosome 3, ASM39032v3, whole genome shotgun sequence window:
- the LOC104086817 gene encoding beta carbonic anhydrase 5, chloroplastic-like isoform X2 has product MARPVIQSSSLCNSSSVDHSATTRILRTQLRFLGIAQPHFRLVNLPKYNSALKLKALKEPMTLTKEMMDEKEMSVVTESESNEFTTLKHRFLNYKKDKYLKYLEHFQSLAETQSPKFMVISCADSRVCPSNILGFQPGEAFVVRNVANLVPPYENGPSETNAALEFAVNSLKVQNILVIGHSRCGGIRALMSMDNETPSSFIRSWVVVGKSARASTKAAASNLSFDQQCKHCEKESVNCSLMNLFTYPWIKDKVDKGELLIHGGYYDFVDCTFEKWTLENNSRVDNQVSIRNREFWC; this is encoded by the exons ATGGCTCGGCCTGTTATTCAATCATCCTCCCTCTGTAACTCCTCCTCTGTGGATCATTCAGCCACGACAAGG ATCTTGAGGACCCAGTTGAGATTCTTGGGAATTGCACAACCCCATTTCAGATTGGTGAATTTGCCCAA GTATAACTCTGCTCTAAAATTGAAAGCCTTGAAGGAGCCAATGACCCTAACCAAAGAAATGATGGATGAAAAAGAGATGAGTGTTGTGACTGAAAGTGAATCGAATGAATTCACCACGTTGAAGCATAGATTTTTGAATTACAAGAAGGACAAATACTT GAAATATTTGGAGCATTTTCAAAGTCTTGCAGAAACACAATCACCAAAG TTTATGGTAATTTCTTGTGCAGACTCTCGGGTGTGTCCCTCAAACATACTTGGATTTCAACCAGGAGAAGCCTTTGTAGTCCGCAATGTGGCAAATCTGGTGCCTCCCTATGAG AATGGTCCTTCAGAAACAAATGCAGCCCTTGAGTTTGCCGTTAATTCTCTCAAA GTCCAAAACATATTAGTCATTGGTCACAGCCGCTGTGGAGGCATTCGTGCCTTAATGAGTATGGACAATGAAACACCTTCAAG CTTCATTAGAAGTTGGGTAGTAGTTGGAAAGTCTGCCCGGGCAAGCACAAAAGCTGCTGCTTCCAACCTCAGCTTTGACCAGCAATGCAAGCACTGTGAGAAG GAATCAGTCAACTGCTCATTGATGAATTTGTTTACGTACCCATGGATTAAGGACAAGGTGGATAAAGGGGAGCTCTTAATTCATGGTGGCTACTATGACTTTGTCGACTGTACTTTTGAGAAGTGGACTCTTGAGAACAACTCTCGAGTGGATAATCAAGTCTCCATCAGAAACCGGGAATTTTGGTGCTGA
- the LOC104086817 gene encoding beta carbonic anhydrase 5, chloroplastic-like isoform X1, with product MARPVIQSSSLCNSSSVDHSATTRILRTQLRFLGIAQPHFRLVNLPNCRYNSALKLKALKEPMTLTKEMMDEKEMSVVTESESNEFTTLKHRFLNYKKDKYLKYLEHFQSLAETQSPKFMVISCADSRVCPSNILGFQPGEAFVVRNVANLVPPYENGPSETNAALEFAVNSLKVQNILVIGHSRCGGIRALMSMDNETPSSFIRSWVVVGKSARASTKAAASNLSFDQQCKHCEKESVNCSLMNLFTYPWIKDKVDKGELLIHGGYYDFVDCTFEKWTLENNSRVDNQVSIRNREFWC from the exons ATGGCTCGGCCTGTTATTCAATCATCCTCCCTCTGTAACTCCTCCTCTGTGGATCATTCAGCCACGACAAGG ATCTTGAGGACCCAGTTGAGATTCTTGGGAATTGCACAACCCCATTTCAGATTGGTGAATTTGCCCAA CTGCAGGTATAACTCTGCTCTAAAATTGAAAGCCTTGAAGGAGCCAATGACCCTAACCAAAGAAATGATGGATGAAAAAGAGATGAGTGTTGTGACTGAAAGTGAATCGAATGAATTCACCACGTTGAAGCATAGATTTTTGAATTACAAGAAGGACAAATACTT GAAATATTTGGAGCATTTTCAAAGTCTTGCAGAAACACAATCACCAAAG TTTATGGTAATTTCTTGTGCAGACTCTCGGGTGTGTCCCTCAAACATACTTGGATTTCAACCAGGAGAAGCCTTTGTAGTCCGCAATGTGGCAAATCTGGTGCCTCCCTATGAG AATGGTCCTTCAGAAACAAATGCAGCCCTTGAGTTTGCCGTTAATTCTCTCAAA GTCCAAAACATATTAGTCATTGGTCACAGCCGCTGTGGAGGCATTCGTGCCTTAATGAGTATGGACAATGAAACACCTTCAAG CTTCATTAGAAGTTGGGTAGTAGTTGGAAAGTCTGCCCGGGCAAGCACAAAAGCTGCTGCTTCCAACCTCAGCTTTGACCAGCAATGCAAGCACTGTGAGAAG GAATCAGTCAACTGCTCATTGATGAATTTGTTTACGTACCCATGGATTAAGGACAAGGTGGATAAAGGGGAGCTCTTAATTCATGGTGGCTACTATGACTTTGTCGACTGTACTTTTGAGAAGTGGACTCTTGAGAACAACTCTCGAGTGGATAATCAAGTCTCCATCAGAAACCGGGAATTTTGGTGCTGA